In the genome of Chryseobacterium arthrosphaerae, one region contains:
- a CDS encoding DUF4260 domain-containing protein, translated as MKIQLQLEYAAFLLLGIFAFAQTGYSWWWFAALFLAPDLSMLGYTINTKAGAFCYNLFHHFGVAIAVYLIGTALSLPYFQMAGAILFSHSAFDRILGYGLKYPNSFQNTHLGKIGKKME; from the coding sequence ATGAAGATCCAGTTACAACTTGAATATGCCGCTTTTTTACTGCTGGGAATTTTTGCTTTCGCCCAAACAGGATATTCCTGGTGGTGGTTTGCGGCTTTATTCCTTGCTCCTGATCTCTCTATGCTTGGGTATACCATCAATACTAAAGCAGGAGCATTTTGTTATAATCTCTTTCATCACTTTGGAGTAGCAATTGCCGTATACCTTATTGGAACAGCTTTATCCCTACCCTATTTCCAGATGGCCGGAGCAATTTTGTTTTCTCATTCTGCCTTTGACAGAATTTTAGGCTATGGATTAAAGTATCCGAATAGTTTTCAGAATACGCATTTGGGGAAGATCGGGAAAAAGATGGAGTAA
- the mgtE gene encoding magnesium transporter, which produces MNSRDELIFNPADIAETLSNLPADERLLAFLKVPKEYKAEVFSHLDPDFQEDTIRSIGSDEVSEILNAMTPDDRTALFEDFPDELIKYSINHLNPQERRIALKLLGYNSDSIARLMTPYYIQIRKEWSVKRCLQQIKKVGKRVETMNYLYVVDERNRLIDDLAIGTLLLEEEDTLVSDITDNHFVAITTTTSKEDAVTYFEKYDRGALPIITEAGVLVGIVTIDDILDQIEQQNTEDIQKFGGLEALDLPYTQTSWTEMIKKRATWLIILFVSEMLTASAMGYFDKEIEKAVVLALFVPLIISSGGNSGSQAATLIIRAMALQEIGLKDWWYVMKKEIISGICLGVILGIIGFVRIMLWQQVGLFNYGQYWVYVGLSVSVSLIAIVLWGTLSGSMIPFVLKKLKLDPATSSAPFVATLVDVTGLIIYFTVAGLFLTGKLL; this is translated from the coding sequence TTGAATTCTAGAGACGAACTTATCTTCAACCCTGCCGATATTGCCGAAACTCTCAGCAACCTTCCTGCTGATGAGAGGTTACTGGCATTCCTGAAGGTTCCGAAAGAATACAAAGCCGAAGTTTTTTCACACCTTGATCCTGACTTCCAGGAAGATACTATCAGAAGTATCGGAAGTGACGAAGTTTCTGAAATCCTGAATGCAATGACTCCGGATGACAGGACTGCTCTTTTTGAGGACTTCCCGGACGAACTTATCAAGTACTCCATCAATCATCTTAACCCGCAGGAAAGAAGAATTGCCCTGAAACTACTGGGTTACAACTCTGATTCTATTGCCCGTCTGATGACTCCCTATTATATCCAGATCCGTAAGGAATGGAGCGTAAAGCGATGTCTTCAGCAGATCAAAAAAGTAGGAAAAAGGGTGGAAACCATGAACTATCTGTATGTAGTAGATGAAAGAAACCGCCTGATTGATGACCTTGCCATTGGTACACTATTGCTGGAAGAAGAAGACACTTTGGTTTCTGATATTACAGATAACCACTTTGTAGCGATTACCACCACCACCTCAAAAGAGGATGCGGTAACCTATTTTGAAAAATATGACCGTGGCGCCCTTCCCATCATTACAGAGGCCGGGGTACTGGTTGGTATTGTGACCATTGATGACATCCTTGACCAGATCGAACAGCAGAATACGGAGGATATTCAGAAATTCGGGGGATTGGAGGCCCTGGATCTTCCCTATACCCAAACTTCCTGGACAGAAATGATTAAAAAAAGGGCAACCTGGCTGATCATTCTATTTGTTTCAGAAATGCTGACCGCTTCAGCAATGGGATATTTTGATAAAGAAATTGAAAAAGCGGTGGTTCTCGCCCTGTTTGTTCCTTTAATCATCTCCAGCGGAGGAAATTCCGGTTCACAGGCTGCCACGCTGATCATCCGTGCAATGGCTCTACAGGAAATCGGGTTGAAAGACTGGTGGTATGTGATGAAAAAAGAGATCATCTCAGGAATATGCCTTGGGGTTATTCTGGGAATTATAGGATTTGTAAGGATCATGCTGTGGCAGCAGGTAGGACTCTTCAATTACGGACAATATTGGGTTTATGTAGGATTAAGTGTTTCCGTTTCTCTTATTGCCATTGTATTATGGGGAACGTTATCAGGTTCTATGATCCCGTTCGTTTTAAAGAAATTAAAGCTTGACCCCGCCACTTCTTCCGCTCCTTTTGTAGCTACATTGGTGGACGTTACGGGGCTCATCATCTATTTTACGGTAGCCGGACTTTTCTTAACCGGAAAACTTTTGTAA
- a CDS encoding bacteriocin-like protein, with translation MNNSNLKKLSRNSQKEISGAAGGGIKKCNYSFECPGGSCCRNACVYYPCPEL, from the coding sequence ATGAACAATTCAAATTTAAAAAAGCTGAGCAGAAACAGCCAGAAAGAAATTTCGGGAGCTGCCGGAGGTGGTATTAAAAAATGCAATTATTCTTTTGAATGTCCGGGAGGATCATGCTGCAGAAACGCCTGCGTCTATTACCCCTGCCCGGAATTATAA
- a CDS encoding sugar MFS transporter encodes MINKEVQPQSRNYTVPLITITLLFFMWGFITCMNDILIPYLKQLFSLTFFESMLVQFCFFGAYFIGSLIYFLISISQGDPINKVGYKKGILFGIGLAALGCILFYPAATFSYYPLFLGALFILGLGFTVLQITANAYVSLLGSEDSASSRLNMTQAFNAFGTTIAPVLGGHLIFELFSEPDGTFSAVATRIPYLIFAAILLLVGILISRVKLPSFQMETEETVQGWGALKFSHLKFGVFTMFCYVGGEVAVGSFIISFLEETMKFNEAISKNYLSLYWGGAMIGRFLGAISLNQSISQAKKAVFMLGAAALVFLVIFSIVNLTFDQISFFLVFIVLNFAAFFVGKAAPARTLSIFAAINVILLISTMISHGEMAMYSVLGIGIFNSIMFSNIYTLAISGLGKYTSQGSSLVVMAILGGAIVPIFQGLLADQFGVQHSFIIPVFCYLVILIFGAYCTKYLGHVENAEAKSGH; translated from the coding sequence ATGATTAATAAAGAAGTACAACCTCAAAGCAGGAATTATACGGTTCCGTTGATTACCATCACCCTGCTTTTTTTTATGTGGGGATTCATCACCTGTATGAATGACATCCTGATCCCTTATCTGAAGCAACTTTTCAGTCTCACCTTTTTCGAATCCATGCTGGTACAGTTCTGTTTTTTCGGGGCTTACTTTATCGGATCGCTGATCTATTTCCTGATCTCTATTTCCCAGGGTGATCCCATCAATAAGGTCGGATACAAAAAGGGAATCCTGTTCGGAATCGGTTTGGCAGCATTGGGCTGTATCCTGTTTTATCCGGCAGCCACTTTCTCCTATTATCCGCTATTCCTGGGCGCTTTATTCATTCTTGGTTTAGGATTTACGGTTTTACAGATTACGGCGAATGCCTACGTTTCACTGCTTGGTTCAGAAGACTCTGCTTCCAGCCGCTTAAATATGACCCAGGCTTTCAATGCCTTCGGAACAACCATTGCACCGGTACTGGGAGGCCACCTGATCTTTGAGCTGTTTTCCGAACCGGACGGAACGTTCAGTGCGGTAGCAACAAGAATTCCTTACTTAATCTTTGCAGCCATTCTTCTATTGGTGGGAATATTAATTTCAAGAGTAAAACTGCCTTCATTCCAGATGGAAACTGAGGAAACCGTACAAGGCTGGGGAGCTTTGAAATTCAGCCATTTAAAATTCGGGGTATTCACCATGTTCTGTTATGTTGGAGGTGAAGTGGCAGTAGGAAGTTTTATCATCAGTTTCCTTGAAGAAACAATGAAATTCAACGAAGCAATCAGTAAAAATTACCTTTCTTTATATTGGGGAGGGGCCATGATCGGGCGGTTCCTGGGGGCGATTTCGTTAAACCAATCCATCAGCCAGGCTAAAAAAGCTGTTTTCATGCTGGGTGCTGCAGCGTTGGTTTTCCTGGTGATTTTCAGCATTGTCAACCTTACATTTGATCAGATCAGCTTTTTCTTAGTGTTTATAGTATTGAATTTTGCTGCGTTTTTTGTAGGTAAAGCGGCTCCGGCAAGAACGCTTTCCATTTTTGCGGCCATCAATGTTATTTTACTGATCTCAACAATGATCAGCCATGGCGAAATGGCGATGTACAGTGTTTTAGGAATCGGGATTTTCAACTCTATCATGTTTTCTAATATTTATACATTAGCGATTTCGGGATTAGGAAAGTATACCAGCCAGGGTTCTTCCTTAGTGGTAATGGCGATTTTGGGAGGCGCGATCGTTCCTATCTTCCAGGGGCTTCTGGCAGATCAGTTTGGGGTGCAGCATTCATTTATCATTCCTGTATTCTGCTACCTTGTGATCCTGATCTTCGGTGCATACTGTACAAAATATCTTGGACATGTAGAAAATGCAGAAGCAAAATCCGGTCATTAA
- a CDS encoding bacteriocin-like protein, whose product MKNLKKLSREKAKQINGGAIQRCSETRPCFIGYCCRGACMEYACMEE is encoded by the coding sequence ATGAAAAATCTAAAGAAACTCAGCAGAGAAAAGGCAAAGCAGATTAACGGCGGAGCCATCCAGCGATGCAGTGAAACCAGACCATGTTTTATCGGCTACTGCTGCAGAGGTGCCTGTATGGAATATGCCTGCATGGAAGAGTAA
- the rpsO gene encoding 30S ribosomal protein S15: MYLTTDKKQEIFAKHGKSAQDTGSAEGQIALFTFRINHLSQHLKANRHDFNTERSLVKLVGKRKSLLDYLKNKDIARYRAIIAELGLRK, translated from the coding sequence ATGTACTTAACAACAGACAAAAAGCAGGAAATTTTCGCAAAACACGGAAAATCTGCACAGGACACAGGAAGTGCTGAAGGACAAATCGCTCTTTTCACTTTCAGAATCAATCACTTATCTCAGCACTTAAAGGCTAACCGTCATGATTTCAACACAGAGAGATCTCTTGTGAAATTGGTAGGTAAGAGAAAAAGTTTATTAGATTACCTTAAAAACAAAGATATCGCAAGATACAGAGCAATTATTGCTGAACTAGGTTTAAGAAAATAA
- a CDS encoding pyruvate decarboxylase — protein sequence MKKIIFFTAAVTFLFIGFTSVKAQKNADDKIKKVLYFNPEVEPDIDEIKDPTNAAFFDAVSDNFSGRKNKMLRAEVQVPFDSIDKQTIMDYCVNNDADFAIVSKVRYFKVGLGKYVFSNQVVVSMKLFGSDGTLVTETDHDTYRKNMRLLGSTVNSVKIGTEGAIKGIIKKLRKLKPAEAEL from the coding sequence ATGAAAAAAATTATATTCTTTACAGCAGCGGTCACTTTTTTATTCATCGGTTTCACTTCGGTGAAAGCACAGAAAAATGCTGATGATAAAATAAAAAAAGTTCTCTATTTCAATCCCGAGGTAGAGCCTGATATCGATGAGATCAAAGATCCTACGAATGCTGCTTTTTTCGATGCCGTTTCTGACAACTTTAGCGGAAGAAAAAACAAGATGCTCCGGGCAGAAGTACAGGTTCCCTTCGACAGTATAGATAAGCAGACCATTATGGATTACTGCGTCAACAACGATGCTGATTTTGCCATTGTTTCCAAAGTAAGATACTTTAAAGTTGGTCTTGGAAAATACGTATTCTCTAACCAGGTGGTGGTAAGCATGAAGCTTTTCGGTTCAGACGGAACTCTGGTAACGGAGACGGATCATGATACCTACAGGAAAAATATGCGCTTACTGGGTTCTACCGTAAATTCTGTAAAAATAGGTACGGAAGGTGCCATCAAAGGGATCATCAAAAAGCTGAGAAAACTGAAGCCTGCAGAAGCTGAATTATAA
- a CDS encoding bacteriocin-like protein — MKNLKKLNRTAQKAIEGGGIIKRCREHFECPGGSCCRNTCVLYPCPLE; from the coding sequence ATGAAAAATTTAAAGAAGCTCAACAGAACAGCCCAAAAGGCCATCGAAGGCGGCGGAATCATTAAAAGATGCAGGGAACATTTCGAATGTCCGGGCGGATCATGCTGCCGTAACACCTGTGTACTATATCCCTGCCCTTTAGAATAA